GAACTCAGGAACGAGAAAGATTGATTATTAATGCTCACTCATTCCTAATGATATAGTCAAATCTATAAAAATGTCATTATCCATGTATCTGTTTTTATTTTCACGCAAAGCCGCAAAGCCGCCAAGACTCATGCGGGATTAATGCGGTTAAAAGCCGCAAAGCATTGCATTGCAATGTTTAGGGGTCTCAACTTTGCGTCTTGGCGCCTTTGCGTGAAATAAAATTTAATTTGCGTGCATACAAGTTATGCCAATAAATTGATTCAATTGTAATTGACTATTTATATCTACAAATTCCCAATTATTGATCAGTAATTAATATGCGATGCCAAACGGCAATAAAAAATAGAAAATAATCAATAAAATGGTCAATCCAAGAGTTCGTGCAGCTCTTCTTCCGAAAGGCAGATACCCATGTGCTCTACCTTCTCGTTATCATCTTCGGCGCCGCCGATAAAATAGATAGGAATCCCGGAGGTAATTTTGCGCTTAAAGATGTGCCCGGCAGTTAAACGCCCATGCGACGGCTTCGTGGCATAATTCACGATTATAGCATCGGGTTTGCAAAGTGCTGTTTTGCGGTAGGCCTCAGCGCCATCAACGAGTTCGTGCCCGGCAATAGTATGCGGGGTGCTTTTGCAGTAATCAAGCAATGGGGTTGTGGCTTCCCTGCTCCAGTCGATGATGAATAACTTCATGGTACATTGGATATACCACAAATTTAAAAAACCTGCACTATAAAATGCAGGTTTTTAACAGAGTCAGTTTTTGTTCTTAGGCGTATTTTTAATTGTTCCTGTCGGGTACCAATTTATTACAGCTTAAAGCCATAGGCAATACGAAGCGCAACCTGGTCGGTCTTGAAATCATTGGCACCTTCATACCTTAGGCTAAGGTCGATCACATCATTAGCATATCCAATGCCGGGAGCCCACAGGAAGGTTGTTTCATTATAGTCATTGGTTACGGCAAAACCTGCACCGGCTTCACCCAACACATAGAAACGGTCACCCCACACAAAGGCCTTAAAGCCGGCTTTTGCAGGGATATAGCCAAGGTCAGGCACATTATCCTCGCCAAATAAGTGTGTGTAACCTGTTGTCAGGGTTAGTGATGTCCTTTGCGAAAGGTCGTACTGCAGCCTTACGTCGCCGCCAAGGGCAAAATTAAAATAATCACCGGTAGTTACACCTCCATTAAGCCCGAAGCCCAAACGGAATCCCTGGTCGTAATTTTCAGTTGTTGAAGCGCCATCCTGCGCAAAGGCTGTCATGCCAAGCATCATCATACCCGATAACAGCAGTCCCTTAAAATTCATTAGCTTTTTCATGATCTTCTCTTTGTTTTCGTTAGTGAGGTAAAATTACCGTAATACTTTTACTAATAATTCCAATATTTCGTTAATTAAATGGTAATGAAATAATAAAATTAACAGGAATAGTTTTTAAATTGATGATTTATAAGTTTTTAGCTTTTATCGGTTTCCTGTTGTAAACATTCGGCCTACCTTTGCAAAAAAATTAAAGTGGGCTTTTCTGCATATACAAAAGAATTCAGGGCAAACATTACACTGGCCTATCCCGTTATTGTGGGTATGCTTGGGCACACGCTCATTACGGTAGTCGATAACATCATGGTCGGCAGGTTGGGGAGCACCGAGCTGGCGGCAGTTTCGCTGGGCAACAGCATTGTGTTTATCGCAATGTCGGTGGGGATTGGCTTTTCAACAGCCATCACGCCCATAGTGGCGCAGGGCGACGGAGCAAAAAACCATGCTACCGTCCGCTCGGCATTCCATCACGGACTGCTGTTGTGTACGGTTTTGGGGTTGTTCCTCTTTGGGGTGGTAACGCTGGCCAAACCGCTGATGTACCTTATGAACCAGCCTGCAGAAGTTATCGCCCTCGCATCGCCGTATATCGACTGGGTGGGCTTTTCGCTGATTCCCGTTGTTATCTTCCAGGGGTACAAGCAATTCGCCGATGGTATGTCGCTTACCAAGTACGATATGTATGCCGCTATATTCTCCAATGTGCTGCACGTGGTAATTAACTACTTCCTTATATATGGTATCTGGTTCTTCCCGAGGCTGGGCATTATGGGAGCGGCGCTGGGTACTGTCGTATCGCGTACTGCCATGGTTATCTATATGCATTACCTGCTGTCGCGAAACGAAAAGCTGAAACAGTATTTCCACAACTTTAGCTTTAGCGAAATAAAGAAATCCATGCTCCGGAAGATCGTGGCACTCGGCCTGCCATCGTCCATGCAGATGCTGTTTGAGGTAGCCTTGTTTACCACCGCAGTATGGCTTTCGGGTTTTCTGGGGAAGAACAACCAGGCCGCCAACCAGATCGCCCTCAGTATGGCATCGATGACTTTCATGTTTGCCATGGGGCTCAGCGTTGCGGCTATGGTGCGTGTGGGCAATAATAAAGGGCAGGGGGATTATGTGAATTTGCGTACGGTGGCGCGGTCGGTATTCCTGCTGGTTATTATTGTAGAAACCATATTTGGATTGCTTTTCGTGGCGCTCCATGATTTCCTGCCGCACCTTTTCCTGAATATGGAGAATACGATCCAGCTGACCGATAATACCGAAGTGATAAGCATCGCCTCAACCCTCATACTGGTGGCTGCCGTATTCCAGATCTCCGACGGCATACAGGTGGTGGTGCTTGGCGCGCTGCGGGGCATACAGGATGTAAAGATACCAACGATCATAACATTTATAGCTTACTGGGTCATTGGGTTCCCAATATCGTTCTACCTCGGACTGCATACGCCGCTAAAGGGAACCGGCATCTGGATAGGATTGCTCGCTGGACTTACAGCTGCTGCATTATTTTTGTATCTTCGCTTTAACTATTTAACGAACAAACATATCAGGAACCAACGCGAACCTGAAACTTTAAACCTGAAACCTGAAACAAAATAATATGGAACTGCCAAAATTCGTACTTGCCGATAACACCGATTTCCCTGAAGATATCTTCATCATCCACCTGGATTATCCACGCTTTATCATCAACCTGAAAGACGATGAGGTAGAGTTCCTCGAAGAGCCCGAAGACCTTGATGAGAACGAGCTTAACCAGGAAATGGAAGGCCTTATCGTTGCCGCCGGTGAGTTCTATGATAGGGAAATGGAGCGTTATGAGAAACAATAGGGATTTCAGATTTCAGATCGTAGATTTCAGATTGAGCTACACTCTGCTCTAAAAATAGTTGCTATTTAAGGGTTTGAGTGGAATCTGAAATCTACGATCTGAAATCTGAAATTATTTCTACAATCTGAAATACTTTTCTAAAAGAACCTTCGCCGCAGCAAAAGGCGACACCGCGTTATCCTGCACCGCTTTTTTGCTTTGTTCCAATAATCCCGCAATAGCCGGGTCGTGATAAAACCTTCCGAGCAGCTGCTCATTAATGGTTTCCGTGAGCCAGTAGCTGTTTTGTTCGCTTCGGCGGAGGCCAAAAAACTCATTCCCTTTTACCAGTTCGAAATATTTATTGATGGTTTGCCAAACCTCGGCAATGCCCTCATGGCTTATCGCGCTGCAGGTGGTCACCGTGGGCTGCCATCCGGAGCTTTTCGCAGGGAATAAATGCAACGCCCGGTTGAACTCCGTCTTTGCCAGCCTTGCACTTTTTATATTATCGCCATCTGCTTTGTTGATCACGATTAGGTCGGCCATCTCCATGATACCGCGCTTGATACCCTGAAGCTCATCGCCCGCACCGGCAATTTGCAGCAGCAAAAAGAAATCCACCATACTGTGTACCGCGGTTTCGCTTTGGCCTACGCCAACAGTCTCTATGACTATTGTGTCAAACCCGCAGGCCTCGCACAGGATGATCGCCTCCCGTGTCTTACGTGCCACACCGCCCAGTGTTTCCCCCGAAGCCGATGGGCGTATATAGGCATTGGCATCTTTTACCAGCTCCTCCATACGGGTCTTGTCGCCCAATATGCTGCCATGCGAAAGCGAACTGCTCGGGTCCACTGCCAGTACCGCCACCTTTCGCCCGAGCGAGGTAAGGTGCTTCCCGAAAGCCTCTATAAAGGTACTCTTCCCCACACCGGGCACCCCGGTGATCCCTATCCGCACCGACTTATCCGCATGGGGCAGGCATTGCGCTATCACATCGTTGGCCTTTTCCAGGTGCGCCGGGTTGGTGCTTTCCACCAGCGTGATGGCGCGGCTCAGGGCCGTCTTGTCGCCTTTCAGGATGCGGGCCACGAGCTCATCTGCCGAGGGCTGCTTTTTCCGCAGTTGCGTAACATGCTCAATGGCCGTGCGGCTGACGCTCTCGGGCTGGTCGATCCCGTCTTTCTCATGGAGTGCGGTCTTAAAGGCTTTGTGCTTATCCACAGTAGTTGATTAGAGAAGTAAAAATAAGGTTTTTTCCCGACTATTGGTACTGCTCATACGACTTCAAATAAGTACTATTATTGTTAGTGTTTTTTTGTAGCGGAAGGGCTTGGGCTTTTTTGCCGTCCTCGTTCCCGTCCTTCGCTGTATCTCCCGCCAAAAAAAAGCGGGAGGATGCCGCTGCGGCCGGGGCTAAGGGGAGAGGTTTATTAATGGTTTCGTATTTAAATAAATAATGTCAACCACTATTCGTTATAATAGTTTGATAATCTCATCCATAATTTTAGTAAATGCCTTACTTTCGAAATCCCATTCTTCTACTGCCTTGAGATAACGTTTAGATTCTGTTCCATTGGATGTAATATCATAAGGTACAAATTGATAACTTGGCAATTTTCCTATTGCAATAGCCATCTGCTCTTTGGAAGTCAATCCAGCTACATTTTCCTTAGATAAACCAGTCAAATCAAAAAGGCGATCATAGTGCCTCCAAGAAAATTCTCTAACTAACACACAAACAATTTTTTTATCTGGATTATTTTTTACTTCAATAAGTGTTTTATACACTTCCTCTTTTAAAATGTAATCAGAAGACATAAAGTTAATAGACAACATAAATATTATAATATCCGAACTTAACAGTTCCTCTTTAATTTGATTGTCCCACAAACCTGCAGTCATATCTTCACAACTCCATGATTTTGCTAACTGAAGTTTGCTTAGGGTACTTAAGTGTTTTTCTAACTGCTTTTTAAAATGATAATCTTCATTTGAATACGAGATAAATATTTTTTTCATTTTATTTAAGTTTTCATCAGTAAATAATTTAAATATATAAATTGGCGTTTGGCGAATACTATTGTAGTCAAGTATTTCACAATTATCGAACCTATATGTATTGACTAAATAGTCATGGTTTTTAACGGAATAGTCGAACTCAATTCCTTTAATATAATTAGTACTATCTATTGAAATATATAAATCATCTGGAAAGACGCTAGCAACATTAAGGAACGGTTTTAATTCAGGATTGCGGTTTTTCATTAATGCATTGCCTTCCAGTTCAAAATGTAAAACTTGATTTACATTGCCATTATCGTCCAAAATAAAATCTGAAAATAAGTCCTCTGATCTATAATTGCTAATAAACTGATGAAAATCTATTAGCTGACCATCCCAATAGATTACAATTATACAATTATAGATATATTTTTTTATCAAAAACTGTCTCTCATAATTTTCCGTCACAAAACTAAAATATACATCTATTTCTAGTTTTTCGAAATTTAATTTTATTAAAATTTTAGCCTCTGCGTTTAATGTAAATATAATCTGATCCCTCCAAAAATATTTACTATCAGGATTTTGTCCAAAGTGACATATCAATTGATTTACT
Above is a genomic segment from Flavobacterium album containing:
- a CDS encoding MATE family efflux transporter codes for the protein MGFSAYTKEFRANITLAYPVIVGMLGHTLITVVDNIMVGRLGSTELAAVSLGNSIVFIAMSVGIGFSTAITPIVAQGDGAKNHATVRSAFHHGLLLCTVLGLFLFGVVTLAKPLMYLMNQPAEVIALASPYIDWVGFSLIPVVIFQGYKQFADGMSLTKYDMYAAIFSNVLHVVINYFLIYGIWFFPRLGIMGAALGTVVSRTAMVIYMHYLLSRNEKLKQYFHNFSFSEIKKSMLRKIVALGLPSSMQMLFEVALFTTAVWLSGFLGKNNQAANQIALSMASMTFMFAMGLSVAAMVRVGNNKGQGDYVNLRTVARSVFLLVIIVETIFGLLFVALHDFLPHLFLNMENTIQLTDNTEVISIASTLILVAAVFQISDGIQVVVLGALRGIQDVKIPTIITFIAYWVIGFPISFYLGLHTPLKGTGIWIGLLAGLTAAALFLYLRFNYLTNKHIRNQREPETLNLKPETK
- the meaB gene encoding methylmalonyl Co-A mutase-associated GTPase MeaB, translating into MDKHKAFKTALHEKDGIDQPESVSRTAIEHVTQLRKKQPSADELVARILKGDKTALSRAITLVESTNPAHLEKANDVIAQCLPHADKSVRIGITGVPGVGKSTFIEAFGKHLTSLGRKVAVLAVDPSSSLSHGSILGDKTRMEELVKDANAYIRPSASGETLGGVARKTREAIILCEACGFDTIVIETVGVGQSETAVHSMVDFFLLLQIAGAGDELQGIKRGIMEMADLIVINKADGDNIKSARLAKTEFNRALHLFPAKSSGWQPTVTTCSAISHEGIAEVWQTINKYFELVKGNEFFGLRRSEQNSYWLTETINEQLLGRFYHDPAIAGLLEQSKKAVQDNAVSPFAAAKVLLEKYFRL